The DNA segment CCAGCGCGCAACGTACCTGCTGTGGGTAGCGCACGACCTCGAGCGCACGGCGGACCGCGCGACGAACATCGCCGAGCGCGTGATCTACCTCGTCACCGGCAAGCTTGTGGAGCTAAACGTCGGCAAGGGCTAGACCCGCACCCGCAAGATGTAATGGTTTATGTGGGGGCGCACAGCAGTGCGCCCTTCCTTGTTAACAGCGGTCATAATCGTAGGCAGAGAACGGGCGTAGGGGCGGCGGACGCCCGTGAGATGACGACAATGTAAAATGTGTTCGATTGCTTTCTCGTGTAGTCTGCAACTGCGGCAAACGCGAACACGCCGACATCGCATGTTATAATACGTCGGCTCATAACCGCCATAACATAGAGTCACCAGGAGGATTTCGTTTGGACAAGAAGAACCTGCGCGGCCTGCTCAGAGGGCCGATGGTCGCTGTGCCCACTCCTTTCAAAGAGGACTTCTCCCTCGACCTTGCCACGGCCAAAGAGAACATCAAGTTCATGATCAACGGCGGCGTTGTGACCGGCGACGGCGCTCTGCTGGTCGGCGCGGCCGGCGGCGAGTTCCCCACGATGAGCGTGGAGGAGCGCAAGGCCGTCATGACCGCGTCCGTGGAGGCCGCGGCAGGGAAAGTGCCCGTTCTCAGCACCATCCAGCACACCGACTACCGCGCGATCATCGAGATGGCCCAGCACGCCTCAAAGGCCGGCGTGACCGCCGTCCAACTGGGTCCGACGTATTATTACGAGTCCACGGACCACGACGTTTACAACCTCTTCAAGCTCGTGACCGACAATTCCGATGTGCCGCTCATGATCTACCACACCTGGTGGAGCGGCTTCACAATGAGCCAGGACCTCCTGGACAAACTCATAGCGTTGCCGACGACCGGGGCAGTGAAGTGGTCCCACCGCGGCATGGGCGAGTACCGCGACGGCATCCTGGCGATGAAGGACAGGATCGCCGTCATCGACAACGCCGGATACCAAGTGCTGGCGCACATGTACGGCTCGCGCGCGTTCGTGACGCACCTCAGCGCCTTCTGGCCGCAGTACCCGCTCAAGCTATGGCGGCAGATGGAGGCGAAGGATTACGACGGCCTGAACGCCACGCTGGCGATGTTCAAGTGGAAGTGGTCGAAGTGGGTTGGCAAGGTGGTGGAGTACACCGGTGGCGAGGGCCCCTTCATCAAGGCGGCGATGGAAGAGGTTGGCCTGAAGGCCGGCCCGCCGCGCCCGCCGTCAGCCCGCCCGACGCCCGAGCTGATCGCGGAGCTCCGCGCGCTGCTCAAGGAGGCCGGCGCTCCCACAGCGAAGGCCAGAGCGAAGGCGAAGTAGCCTCTTCGGCCCGGAAATACAAGAGGGGCGGCCATGCGGCCGCCCCTCTTGTATTTCCCTAGTGCCCGGTAACGACATGCTCTTCGTACCGGCGCCCGCGCGTCGTAAACATCAGGAAGGCGTATCCGATGACACCGGCGATTAGCGAGGCCGCCAGGATGCCCATCTTGGACTCGTCCACCAGAGCCTGGTCAGTGAAAGCCAGTCCATTGATAAACAGGGCCACCGTGAAGCCTATTCCGGCAATCATTCCCATCCCGAGCATCTGGCTCCAGGTAACACTCGTCGGCAGCGACCCGATTCTCAGCTTTACGGCCAGGAACGAGAACAGGAAGATACCTACCGGCTTACCAATCACCAACCCAAGCACCACCCCAAAGGTCGCCGAGCTGGTGAGAGCCGCATCCAGGGCGTCGCTGCTCAGCACTATGCCCGCGTTCCCAAGAGCAAATATCGGGAGGATGAGATAGTTTGACCACGGCGCAAGGCTGCGCTCAAGCCTCTCTACGGGCGCTTCCGTGCTAACGGTAGTCTCCTCGATTGCGCCAAGCGCGTCCTCCATATCCTGGTGGTCGTCCCGGGCTGCGGCGCCCTTGAACTTGGCCATCAGGCTCTCCATCCGCCGAGTAAACAGCTCTGTGGAAAGGTAGGGCCGGGCAGGGGTGAGGACGCCAAGGATCACGCCCGCAATCGTCGCATGCACGCCGGTGGCAAACACGGCCAGCCAGAAGACTGCACCGACTAGCACGTAGCCCGGTATGGCCCGGAAGCCGAGCCGGTTCATGGCCACGATGATCGCGAGGACTACACCCGCCACGCCGAGCGCCGCGAGTGACAGGCCCTCGGTATAGAAGACAGCGATTACGAGAATCGCCCCAATGTCGTCCACGATCGCCAGGGCCAGGAGTATTACCCGCAGCTCGGAGGGTATGCGGTTACCGAGAAGTGTCAACACCCCCAGCGCGAACGCAATGTCCGTCGCCATCGGTATGCCCCAGCCGCTGAACGCCGCGCTGCCGCCGTTGAGCGCCATGTAGATGCCCGCCGGCACGACCATCCCTCCAAGAGCGGCGATTGCGGGCAACGCCGCGCTTTTGGGGTTCGCCAGCTTGCCGGCGACTAGCTCATGCTTGACTTCAAGACCAACGAGGAAGAAGAAAATGGTCATGAGCGCGTCATTCACCCAGTGGTGAATGGACTCTGAGACCGTGATCACGACCAGGTCGACGGTGACCTTCGTTTCCCAGAAGTGGAAGTACGTGTCTTTCCACGGGGAGTTCGCCCAGGCAAGCGCCGCCACGGTGGCGACCATTAATACTGCAGAATAACGACCCGCGGTGTAAATGAACTGCTGGACGGGGAGGAGGACCTGCCGGGCGATGAATGTGCTCTGCGCGCCGACGGCCCCCCTGCTACGGTATGGAACGCTCATGTTGCTCGTTGGCACCTCGGACATGGGGTGGGTATGGCATGGGTGCCGCATGAAAAGCGGCATATCCGATGATACCAACATCGGGGCATAATGAATACAGTCTGTCGATTACGCCCTGGCTACTTCAGCTTAGCAACGGTCTCCTTCAGGCGCTGGACGCCAAGGCGTGGGCTGGAGCAGATTGGCACCTTCTTCTCCTCAGGCGCAAGCTGCCCGGCCACCCGGGCCATCGACGCCTGCGCCAGCACAATTACGTCCACCCGCTCCATAAGCTCCTTGAGGTGTTCTTTAACTATGCGGTCATGCGTGGCCATATCGCCCTTGCCGAGCGCCTCGAACGCGCCTTTGCACAGTAGCGTGTCCACAACGACCGGCTTACCCTGCAGGCGCGCCCTCTCCTGGACCAGGTCCGATGTGGGCTTGAGGGTGGTGTACAACGTGGCAATCACTCCAACGTGCCGCCCAAGGCGGACCGCCTCGTCAGCCATCGCCTCGTCCACCTTCAGGAATGGGACGTGCAGCATCTCGCTCGCCTTCGCGACCATGGGAGATACGGACGAGCAGGTCAGCATCACCGCCTCGGCGCCGGACTCCTCAGCGAACGAGGCCAGCTTGCCCAGTCGCGCCGCCCTTTCCGGCGTCAGCTCGCCGGTGGCGATGACGTCCTTGAGCAGCCCCTCGTCCACGAGGTGGATCACCTCGGTGTCCGGCATAAGCTCGGCTGCGAGCTCCTTGAACATCGGGACAACGCCCGCAACCGTGTGGACCATTCCGACCTTCTTCGCCATGTGCTCACCTCCGTCGAAGCTCTTCCGCGCTGATGCTTCGATTGCTTCAAAGAGTATAGAAACGATGGGAATCCGGTCAATGGGCCGGCGGTAGAAGGTCGCACGCGGGCTGATGTATCATGGGTCAACGATCCGGGCGTCGCGGCCGCCTTGCCATGGTGACGATTTGACGCTCCCGAAGCTCTCGCTTCAACAGACCCTGGGCGACCTCCCGCCGGAATGGCCGGAAAGCCCGCTACCGGCAATCCGCTCAATTAACGATACTAGGCGCGAAAAGCTCGTTGTTCTGGACGACGACCCGACCGGCACCCAGACGGTCCACGACGTGCCCGTGCTCGCGTCATGGGATACAGGGACCCTCGCGAGCGAGCTTTCGAACAGCCTGCCGGCGTTCTACGTCCTCTCCAACACGAGGGCAATGCACGAAGCCGAGGCGTGTGACGTGACGGCCGAAATAGGGCGAAACCTCGCAGAGGCCTGGCGGCGCACAGGAAAGCGCGTCACGGTCGTGAGCCGCGGCGACTCCACCCTCCGCGGCCACTTCCCGGCGGAGACAGACGCAATTGCGGCCGCGACCGGCCAGGACTCTGCGCCGAGGGTGCTCATCCCGTTCTTCCTCGAGGGCGGGCGTTACACCATAGGCAACGTCCACTATGTGGCCGACAGCGATGTTCTTACCCCGGCCGGGCAGACCGATTTTGCCAGGGATGCAACCTTCGGGTACGAGTCCTCCAACCTGGCAGTTTGGGTGCAGGAGAAGACCGGCGGGCGGGTGCCGGCAGGTGAGGTGGTAGCGATCACCCACAACGATATTCGGAGGAGTGGCCCTGACATGGTGGCGGCAATCGCGGGCGGGCTCGCGCCGGGCGCGGTGTGCGTCGTAAACGCGGCTTCGATGCGCGACCTTGAAGTTGTGACGCTCGGCCTGCTCAAGGCTAAGGGCGCAGGCGGCCGGTTCATATCCCGCACTGCCGCGTCCTTCGTGCGGGCTCGGCTAGGCCAGGAAGGCAGGGCGCTGCTCACCAAATCGGAACTGGGCATAGCCGGCGGCGGCGGCGCACTGGTGATCGTCGGTTCGCACGTACCGAAGACGACGGCGCAGCTGAATCACCTGCTGGCGAATTCGGCAACAAAGGCCGTGGAGGTCGACGTGCCGGCCCTGCTGACGGGCGCAAAATCATAGCGCGAGGTGCGGCGGGGCGCTGCGGCGGCGGCCGCCGCGCTTGCACACGGCGACGTTGTCATCTACACGAAGCGCGAGGTGGTCCTGGGCAACTCCGCGGACGAGAGCCTGGCGCTGAGCAGGCTCGTCTCCGACGGCCTGGTACAGATGGTAGAGCGCATTGAAGGGCGACCTCGATATATCATCGCCAAGGGCGGAATCACGTCAAGCGACATAGCCACGCGCGCGCTGGGCGTCCGCCGTGCTGTCGCGCCCGGCCAGGTGCTCCCCGGCGTCCCTGTGTGGCGGCTCGGCCCCGAAAGCCGGTACCCCGGTCTGGCCTACGTGGTCTTCCCCGGCAACGTCGGCGGTCCGGATGCCCTCACGCGCGTCGTAAGGGCGCTGGCATGAAGTCCAGGCTACGCTGCAGCGACATCTCTTCCCAGGCAGAAAGACTATGCTAACCCCAACCCACAAACTGCTTCGTGCCGCAGACGCGGCCGGGTACGCCGTCGGCGCGTTCAACGTGTACAACCTTGAGGGCGTGCTCGCCGTTGTCGCCGCCGCGGAGGCGGAGCGCAGCCCCGCGATGCTGCAAGTGCACCCATCGTCGCTCGCCCACGGCGGCAAGGCGCTCGTGGCGATGTGCGTCGCCGCAGCACAGAACGCCCGCGTGCCGATGTCCGTCCACCTCGACCACAGCTCTTCGGCCGCCGATATCGGTTCGGCGCTGGAGGCGGGGATGCCGTCGGTGATGGCGGACGGGTCCCACCTTGAGTACGCCGCGAACGTGGCGTTCACGAAAGAGATGGCCGCCCTGGTCCACGCACGCGGCGGGTCAGTGGAGGCGGAGCTCGGTCGCCTTACCGGCACGGAGGACGACATGACAACGCCAGAGAACCTCTCGAAGCTGACCGACCCGGCGCAAGCCGCCCGGTTCGTTATCGACACAGGAATCGACGCGCTGGCTGTCTGCATCGGCAACGTGCACGGCAAATATCGAGGCGAGCCCAGCCTGGACTTTGACCGGCTTGGCGCAATTCGCGCGGCCACGCCAGTGCCGCTGGTGCTTCACGGAGCTTCCGGGCTGCCGGAGGGGATGATCGCGCGTTCGATCAAGCTGAGAGCGCGGAAGTTCAACGTGAACACGGAGGTCCGGGAGGCGTACGTGGCGTCTCTCCGCAACAGCGTGGGGGGCAAGGAATCGCCGGACCTTTTGAAGCTCATGAAGGGCGCGGTGGAGGCTATGCAGGAGGTAGTGGCCGGTAAGATCCGGATGTTCGGGTCGGCAGGAAGGGCGTAGAGACCCGTCACCACCTTTGTCATCCTTCGATGCCGCTCAGGATCACAATTACTCAAACCAGAAGCTGTACATCTCCGCGTTCTCCATCCAGAAGTGCAGCCGGACGGACTTGCCCTTGAAAGCGTCGAAGTTTGCGTGCCCGTTCCACTCGAACACGTGTGATGTGTTGTCCCCGGCAAACGGCTTCATGTCCTCGAAGTTCCACCCCTCGAACCAGTTGCCGTCCTGAACGCCGTTCCCATCGCGCACGGCCACAAGAATGCGGCCGCCCGGCGCAGTCTTGGCGTTTATGCGAAGCTTCCCGCCGGGGCACAGCAGCGGCTTCGTCAGCATGTAGCCGGGGTGCTCCGACTCTCCCAGAGTGCCAAGGGAAACGAAGCCATCCTTACGTATCGTCGCCAGGCAGAAGTTGCCGTATGTGCCGGGCATCGTTGTGTGGAGCAGCGAGCTGCCGCTGTAGTAAATGTAGACCTCTTCGCCCATCTCTATCATGCCCTGGCAGCCGATGATCATGCCCCTGTCGTAGGCCGACTCTTTCGCCCACGGCCCGTTCACGATGAATATGGGCCTTCTGGGGTGCCGATCCCACGTCTTGCCGTCTCGGCTCCAGGCGAGCTGGACATCGATTTGAAGGTTCTTTTCCACGTGGCCGTGGCGCCACAGGCGGCTGCCGTTCTTGTACCCTGCGTTGGCCGCGTAGAATGAGCAAAACATGCCCAAATACAAGCCGCCGTACTTGCTGACGACGAAGTCGTACAGGGCGGGCGGGTCCATCTCGTCCATGTCCAGGATGACCTCAGGCTGCGTCCATGACACCAGGTCTCTACTCTCCGAGTACGCGAATTTCCGCGACTCGTGTGCGTTGACCGTGGCGCGGCGGTACATCATGAAAACGTCGCGGTCCTCGTTATGGACGACGTTCACGAAAGTGTCGTTGCGACCGGCAAAGACGGGGCTGGCTGGATCAGGGGTCCAGTGAATGCCGTCTTCGCTCCATGCCAGGTCGTCCGCCATTCCGTGCTTCATGCCGGGGTTGAACTTCTGCCGGGAGGCGGAATAGACCATTGCGTAGCGACCCTTGTGCCGCATTCGCTCAGGAAGCGGAATGACGCTCCCGCCGCTGCCGTATGAGAGGTTGTTTGTGGGCTGGATGACGCTGTTGTCCTTCGACCCCTTCCACTCCACGATGCCCAGTGATGGCGCATACCACTTCACGCCGTCCGTGGACTCCCAGTAAGTCTGGACATTGCTGTCCCAGACCGGGAGGTAGGTGTCGATCGTCATCGCGACCATTCGCAGCTTGTCCCCCGGGGCGTCCTGCCAGACGGAGCCCCACATCGCCGGTACGCGATAGCGGTTTTCTTTGTCAGTAGGCTCGCTGGGGATGAGAGGGTTATTCGGATGCTTCTTCGGCTGGTGGACGACGCGGAACATGTTCCATGTGCTGTCCACGACATGCCTGTCCATCAGGAGCTGGCGGCGGTTGCCTACGTCCACGGGCCTGGATGGAATAATGTTATGCGAGCCTTCGATAAGAAACTGGCGCATCGAGTAATTGAAGTAGGGTGCGCCGTCAAGCTTCGGAAGAGACACATCGGGCATGGATGACTCCTGAGCGAATCACATTTGGGTCGCCTCAAGTATACGCGTCCGATAGCTACGCTTCAATGCGATTGTAGACATGCAGCGCTCCGGGCGTTAGGATTCTGCATGCCGTCAACTAACGTGAAATCCCTCGGAGAAGCAGTATGCGAATTGGCGTTAAGCCCGCCAGCACCATTGCGACAGCCTGCGCTGTCTCCACATTTCTCCTGATCGCCGGAGGAATGTATTTCCTGTTCAAAGGCGATTTCGTCCCCGTGGAAGGCTACTGGGGGATACGCGGACATCCCGCATGGAACGGTCTCTGGTGCATCGGGTTGGGATACGTCATGGCCACCAGGAAGCCCGATAACGTCCTCGGCTGGCTTTTTTGCACTGCGGCGGTGCTTTGCGGGCTACAGTTCCTCATTGAAGAGTATGCCTTCTACTCCAATCTGGTCGCTCCGGGCGCCATGCCGTTCCAGGAGCTTAGCGCCGGTGTGCAGGGCTGGGTGTGGCTGTTCCTCGTTGGAATCGTAGTGAATAACCTGGTGTTGTTGTTCCCGACCGGGAGCCCTCTCTCCAGGAGATGGGCGGTGCTGCTGTTCGTGTCGCCGATTGCAGCACTTATCACCATTGTGGGAGTCCACTTTGCCCCAGGGCCGCTCGAGAATCTCTCAACCATTCAGAATCCCTATGGCGTGGAGGACAACCCCTTTCTGACTGGCGCGTTCTACCTGGGTTTCGGACTTATCTCGGCAACAATGCTGGCGAGTGCGGCTTCCACCGTGGTGCGGTTTCGCCGCGCAAAGGGGATTGAGCGCCAGCAGATGAAGTGGTTCACGTTTGCCGGGTTCATTGTGCTGGTGGCAGTCGTGGCAGCCGTAACTATCGGAGCTACGGGCGCCGATGATGCTGACATCCCTCCAATCGTGCCCGCACTAACGATTCTGGCCGCGACGGGCATGTATGCCGCGACTGCAATGGCTATCCTTCGCTACCGGCTGTACGACATCGACATGGTGATCAACCGGACGATGGTGTATGTGCCGCTGACGGCGATTCTGGCAGGGGTATACATCGCGGGAATCGGAGTCGCCAAGGCGGTCTTCTCGAACTTGACCGGGATGACATCTGACGCTGCGGTAGCATTCGCAACGCTTGTTGTGACCGCGCTATTCACACCGCTTCGGAACAGTCTTCAGGGGATGGTGGACCGCCGCTTCAAGGAGCCGAGCGAGCCCGACAAAATGCTGAACAAGTACGAGAAGGCGCTGCAGGCCGTATTGCATGTCCACGATCGCGGCGCTGTAACGAAGCGCTTTATGGACGAGGCAGTCAAGGCGTTCGGCGCGCAGTCCGCTGCCGTTCATTTACTTAACGGGACGGCGATGGCGACGGCGTGCGAATTCGGGACTTCTCACACCCCTGTACTGACGGTCCCGAAAAAGGCAAACGGCGCCTTTGTCGGATCGCTCACCCTGGGTGCGCGGGCAAATGGTGGGCCGTACACGCAGCAAAACGTCGCATCGCTGGAACGGGCCGCCGGCACGGTCGGGCGCGCGCTCCTGCTGTCGGGCGGCGTCCCGGCGAGCACTCAGAACCAGCCTGTTTTGACGGGCCATCCCGAACAGGCGTCTCCAACGTGAAAAGAACAGGGCGGGCAATTTGGGCCGCCCTGTTTCCTGGTCAGCCGGTCGGGGAGACGGTCACTTCCACTCCATGACGACCAGGTCCCATATGCGCAGCACAGGGACGGTGAAGCTGATCGTCTTCGCGTCTTCCTTCAGGTCTGCGATCGAGACCTGGTCCGGGTCCGTCGTGAGGATGTTGATGGACTTGAGCGACTTGCCCTTCGGCTTCCGCACCGTAGCGGTGATGCCCTCCACCCGGCGAACGAAGCCGAGCGCGAGGTTCGGCATGTACTCGTTCTGGTAGGACATCTGGTTTTCATTTTGATGGATCTCGAAATTGATCAGGTGGAGCAGGGTAGCGCCGTTGCCCGCCGTTTCCGTGACATTGATGATTGTCGTGTGAGGTGCGTCGACCTTCAGCTGCCAGTCGCCTCTGAGGGCGTAGTCCATTGCCTCCTGGAACTTGGCCACCACCTGCGGCAGGCCTGTCTTCCAGAAGTCCTCATCGGCGGGGCCGGTGATAAAGGCAGCGCGGCCCTTCCCGTACTCGTGCTTCACAACGGCGTCCGCCTTTTGGCCATAGTGCACGCCGAAGACCTTCGCCAAGGCGAAGTCCTGCCTGGCCCTGTACTTCTCGTCGTAGAGCGAAGTCACGTTCGTGGCGACGATACTGCCGCCGTTCTCGACGTACTTCGTGACTGCCGCCGCCTGCTCGTCGCTCATACAGGCCGAATTCGGCAGCACCACAACCCGGTAGCCGTGGTCGCCTCTTACAAGGTCCTCGTCCAGCACCACGTTGTACGGCAGGTGCATCTCTACCAGCGCCTGAGAGAAGCCCTGCACGTTCATCGGAAGCTCAGCCTTCTCCTTGCCGCCGCTAAGGGACATCGCGGCGTGGTCCGGCAGGTACCAGTTGATTGTGGGCATGGAGATGTGCATCGCCACGTCCGCAACCGGCTTGACCTCGGCGAAGTACTGCGGGTGCTGCTGGAGGAACTGGTAGTGCTGGCGTATGGCAGCAGACTTTTCTTTCTCGCGCGACAGCCCGGCTGCCATGATGTGGTGCGTCGCGCCGTTGAACGCCGATGCCTCTGCCAGTCCGACGCGCATCTGGTCCGGCGTGTACGAGCCTGGCTTGTTCATCCTGTACCAGGTCGGCGTGTCCTTGAGTCGAGAGCCGTACTTCCAGTCGGTCACGGCGTGGATAGCGCGCGGCGTGCCGCCGGAGGGTGTGGCCTCCATCCTTGGGGCGCCGCTGCGCTCCAGGAGAAGCAGGTCCACCTTGTCCGCGATCATGTTTGTGGCCGAGCCCTTTGCGCCGCCGCCGCCGGCCCAGGGCGGCGCGACGTTGGGGTAGACGAGCAGGTCCGGCTTCTGCGAATGGGCGTACTTGACGAGAATGTCCATTGCGTCAGTGAAGTACTTGTCGCGGAAGTTGATGAATGCCTGCCAAATGGGGTCGTCCCAGTCCGGCGTAACCGGTAGCTCGCACTCCCAGCCGATCGCCTGCTTCGCGTACTCGCGGAACTTCACGGCGCAGACCTTGCAGTAGCACGCCCAGCCGCTGGACGCGCCCTCCTCCTTGGAGCCCTTTAGCTCGCGTGGAATAAAGCAGTTATCGTAGAAGAGCGCGTCCGGCTTGTACTCCAGCGCCTTCCTGATCATCTCGTTCCGGTATTCCAGCCAGCCGGGGTTATTGAGGCAGCCCATATACCTGTCCGGAGCTCCGCTGTAGAGCGCGGGCTTGCCGTTGGCGTAGGTCATGATCCACTCTCTGGACTCCGGACGCTCGTACCACATCGTCTTCCAGTTGATGTTGGTGAACTTCATGTAGAAGCTCACCATCAGGCCGCGCTTGTGCGCATTTTCCACAAACGCGGGCAGCAGCCGCCAGTTCCAGCGCTCCTTTTCCTCGCCGGAGGTGCCGGTGAAGCTGGTGAGGATCAGGCTCGCGTCGATTTCCTTCGCGACGTCGAGCGCCGCATCGCCGTAGCTGTTAACGTCGTCCTTGATGTAGCGGTGGCTTATGACCGTAATCGGAGTCTTCGCTGTTGCAATCGTCTTTGTCGCCATGCAGGCCTCCTGCCGATTTTGTAGCAACGTAGCACCGGCATTACCGGGTGTCAACGGGCGTGGCCCCCGCTTCCATTCCGCCGCCAGGGCCAGCATTTCCTTTGCGCTGTCCCGTGTGGCCTGACCTGTGTAGCCGATCATCCGGCTTATCTCTTTCACGCGTTCCGCGCCGGTCACGCGGTCCGCCCCAAAGACCGTCCTGCCGGCCTCCTGGTATTTCGCCACCATCACGTGGTTGTCCGCGAAAGCCGCAATCTGAGGCAGGTGGGTCACACAGACCACCTGGCGCCGCCGAGAGAGCTCCCATAGCTTCTTCCCGACTGCGAAGCCCGCGGCCCCGCCTATGCCGGCGTCAATCTCGTCAAACACGAGCGAAGACATGCGGTCCGCTTCGGCGATGCTGACCCTGAAGGCCAGCATGAGCCTGGAGGTCTCTCCGCCTGAGGCGATCCTGGCTACCGGCTGGACGGGCTCACCCGGGTTGGCGGATATAAGGAACTCTACCTTGTCTATCCCCGTTGAAGAGAGCCCGCCGAAGCGCTCTACCTGGATTTCCACCCTGGCGCCGGCCATCTCAAGCGCGGCAAGCTCGGCCTGCACGACGCTGCCGAGGCGCTGCGCACCTGCTGCACGCCGGCCTGAAAGGTTCTCTGCGATGGCTATTGCTTCCGAGAGCAAAACGCTCTCACGCCCCCTGAGCTCCCCGGTCCTTTGCTCGCGCCCCTCAAGGGACGCCAGCTCTTCTGAAGCCTTCTGCGCGAATGTGATCACGTCCTCAACGGTATCGCCGTATTTCCGTTTCAGGTTGTTGATCAGGTCTAACCGCTCCTCGATCTCGCTCAGCCGCGCCGGGTTGTACTCGGTCCCATCCCTGTACGACCGTACGGAGCGGGCAAGGTCCTCCGCCTGGAACATGAGCGACTCCGCGCTCTCGCGCAGAGGCCTCACGGAGGGGTCGATCTCCTCAATCTGTCCCAGCAGCCTGGCGGCCTTGCGCAGTGACTCAACAACGGCTGCCCCGGAATTTCCGAGCAGCGCATGCGCTTCCCCTGAAAGTGAGATTAGCCGGCGCGCGTTGCTGACGATTGCATGCTCCTGCGCCAGCCTCTCATCTTCGCCGGGTGAGAGCTTCGCCCCCTGTATTTCGCCGAGCTGGTATTCAAGCAGGCCGACGCGCCGCGCAACTTCCCTGGAGCTCATGTCCATGTCGGCTATCTTCTTGCGGACCGCCAGAAGCTCGGAGAATTTCCGCGCCACGGCCGAACGAAGTTCCCACAGCCCTGCGTAGCGGTCAAGGATGTCGATGTGCTCGGCCACGCGCATGAGGGACAGGTGCTGTCCCTGCCCGTGGATGTCCACGCGGCGCTCGCCCAGCCTTTTCAGGGTAGCCAATGGGGTTATCCGACCGTTAAGGCGGGAGACGCTCCGCCCGTCGGCTGAGATTTCACGCGAGACGATGATCTCTTCTTCCACGTCCCCGAACCCCATGTCACCAACCGCGGCCTCCACCGCAGGGCGAATGTCACCCCCAACGCTGATGACCGCTTCGAGCCGCGCTTTCCCCGCGCCGGCCCTCACCATACCGCCGTCGGCCTTCGCCCCAAGCAGCAGGCCAATGGCATCCACAATAATCGACTTGCCCGCGCCGGTCTCCCCGGTCAGCACTGTAAACCCTTCGCCGGGCTCAAGCTCGGCGCTCCCGATGATGGCGAAGTCCCTTATTGTGAGCAGCTTCAACATATATATACCGGCCGATTTCTAGTAGCGAATTATGTCAAAGACGAGCGTGTAAGAGCGAGGGTGCGACGCCTAGGCGTAATTGATTAACTCGCGAGAGGTACTACTCTGCTAATCCTCGGGGTGATATCTCTACCCCAATCGGGTGGTGAATAGGTGATGGCATACCGATATTGTGAGCGCACCAAACCGACTCAGGAGAACGCCCATGACGCTACTCTTTCGGGACCGTGAGGAGGCAGGCCGGGTTCTTGGAGACAGACTGGTGGAAATGGGAGTTCCCAATCGTGAAGAGGTGATAGTTCTCGGGCTACCCAATGGGGGAGTGCCGGTTGCCTACGAAGTCGCGAGGGAGCTCGGCTGCCAACTGGACATAATTCTCGTACGCAAACTTGGAGTCCCCGGAAACGACGATCTCGCTATGGGCGCGGTAGCGCTCGGAGGTATGAGGGTCATATATGACCCTGTTGTCCGCCGGCTAGACCTCGATGAGTCCGTCATAGACAGGGTGACCCAGGATGAGATGGAAGAGATTGAGAGGCGCGAACAGGACTACCGCCGCAACCTTCCCCCGGCGGACCTGAAGGGCAGAACAGTAGTGATTGTGGACGACGGCCTAGCAACGGGCTCAACAATGAAGGTGGCGATAAACGTGGCCCGGCGGGAACAGCCCCGCCGGGTTTTTGTTGCGGTCCCAGTAGGAACAGCAGACGCAGTGGACGAGCTGCAAGCCTACG comes from the SAR202 cluster bacterium genome and includes:
- the recN gene encoding DNA repair protein RecN, with the protein product MLKLLTIRDFAIIGSAELEPGEGFTVLTGETGAGKSIIVDAIGLLLGAKADGGMVRAGAGKARLEAVISVGGDIRPAVEAAVGDMGFGDVEEEIIVSREISADGRSVSRLNGRITPLATLKRLGERRVDIHGQGQHLSLMRVAEHIDILDRYAGLWELRSAVARKFSELLAVRKKIADMDMSSREVARRVGLLEYQLGEIQGAKLSPGEDERLAQEHAIVSNARRLISLSGEAHALLGNSGAAVVESLRKAARLLGQIEEIDPSVRPLRESAESLMFQAEDLARSVRSYRDGTEYNPARLSEIEERLDLINNLKRKYGDTVEDVITFAQKASEELASLEGREQRTGELRGRESVLLSEAIAIAENLSGRRAAGAQRLGSVVQAELAALEMAGARVEIQVERFGGLSSTGIDKVEFLISANPGEPVQPVARIASGGETSRLMLAFRVSIAEADRMSSLVFDEIDAGIGGAAGFAVGKKLWELSRRRQVVCVTHLPQIAAFADNHVMVAKYQEAGRTVFGADRVTGAERVKEISRMIGYTGQATRDSAKEMLALAAEWKRGPRPLTPGNAGATLLQNRQEACMATKTIATAKTPITVISHRYIKDDVNSYGDAALDVAKEIDASLILTSFTGTSGEEKERWNWRLLPAFVENAHKRGLMVSFYMKFTNINWKTMWYERPESREWIMTYANGKPALYSGAPDRYMGCLNNPGWLEYRNEMIRKALEYKPDALFYDNCFIPRELKGSKEEGASSGWACYCKVCAVKFREYAKQAIGWECELPVTPDWDDPIWQAFINFRDKYFTDAMDILVKYAHSQKPDLLVYPNVAPPWAGGGGAKGSATNMIADKVDLLLLERSGAPRMEATPSGGTPRAIHAVTDWKYGSRLKDTPTWYRMNKPGSYTPDQMRVGLAEASAFNGATHHIMAAGLSREKEKSAAIRQHYQFLQQHPQYFAEVKPVADVAMHISMPTINWYLPDHAAMSLSGGKEKAELPMNVQGFSQALVEMHLPYNVVLDEDLVRGDHGYRVVVLPNSACMSDEQAAAVTKYVENGGSIVATNVTSLYDEKYRARQDFALAKVFGVHYGQKADAVVKHEYGKGRAAFITGPADEDFWKTGLPQVVAKFQEAMDYALRGDWQLKVDAPHTTIINVTETAGNGATLLHLINFEIHQNENQMSYQNEYMPNLALGFVRRVEGITATVRKPKGKSLKSINILTTDPDQVSIADLKEDAKTISFTVPVLRIWDLVVMEWK
- a CDS encoding phosphoribosyltransferase; this translates as MTLLFRDREEAGRVLGDRLVEMGVPNREEVIVLGLPNGGVPVAYEVARELGCQLDIILVRKLGVPGNDDLAMGAVALGGMRVIYDPVVRRLDLDESVIDRVTQDEMEEIERREQDYRRNLPPADLKGRTVVIVDDGLATGSTMKVAINVARREQPRRVFVAVPVGTADAVDELQAYADDVVCLHTPEPFISIGNWYQDFHQVPDENVRRLLDTAARSNGLLSPAEVYLG